A window of Scophthalmus maximus strain ysfricsl-2021 chromosome 4, ASM2237912v1, whole genome shotgun sequence genomic DNA:
GACATGCTGTACGTCGGAGCCAGGGAGGCGCTGTTCGCCCTCAGCCTCTCGGACATCAGCAAGACCAAGCTGCAGAAGAACGTGAGCATGTCGAGAGACTCAACGCTTCCACGAGCTTTTTGCTTGGAAACGTGCAGAACTGGGCTTGATAATTCCACCTTCGCCAGAACCAAGGTTGCAACTGGTGTCTTTAGACTCATTTCAGCAACAGTTGGAGTAATAATGCTGTTAAATACTTGTGAAATGCAAAATCGAATGGTTTACTGAGAGATAGTTTCTTCATTGGcttcacaccacacacacacacacacacacacacacacacacacgccagttGGTTGTGTACATTTTGATCTTTAAGAAGCAGTCCCCCGGTCTTCCCTCAGATGCAGCAGAGTCCGCGCGGTTCCCTGACGTTCACATGACTTATTCAGGGCTTCTCTTTCATCCGCAGCTGACGTGGGGCACTCCTgctggaaagagagaggagtgcAGCTTCAAAGGGAAGAACCTGGAGGTGAGAGGCATCTTTTTACAAATGATAAATACGTACCAgcccaaaaacattttgaaaatgacttTTGAAGGATATTGTACGTGTGCTTGTTCTTTCCCTCTTCCGTAACTGGCTGTGGGAGGAGAACATGGGCAAAGAGTTTCATGTTGACAAACCTTTCCACCGGTTCCAAATAGATTTGTCAAGTGTGCGGCCTCGCCAGGGAAttgctcctttctctttcttttgcacAACTTCTTTCTCTCCGCGTGTCTGTTGCCCTGTTGTCATGCCAGCTGTTGTATCCCCGGGCGACAAGCCTCTGTAATCTGTGTTCTGCAGTGTTGCCGCTCTGGCCTGTGTATTCCAGGGAGCTCACCAGGCTACTGCCGTGTGATGCTGGGAGGTTCACCCAACAGTGTTTGAGAGaagggaatcttttttttcagtttctgaaGTATTTGTGTTCTCTGCGCTCTCAACGGTTTTCTTATGACTACAAGTGTCTCAGGAGCAGATTTTCAGGAGCTTTCATGAGAAGCACATTCAGTTGTAATAATCTCTTGTGGattcatgcatctctctctttctctctctctctctctctctctctctctctctccatttgttCCCCATCCAGACTGATTGCTTCAATTACATCAAAATTCTTCTCCGGCTGAATAGCACTCATCTCTATGTGTGTGGCACCTTTGCTTTCAGTCCTATCTGCGCCTACATAGTAAGTAAAGACCTCTTGATCTAACCTTTCTTCATTTCCAAGGGTGAAAAAACCCATCTTTTATTGATATTTCTCTCCAATCTGCGTGGAATTTTGGTATATCTCTTCAATTTTTTGGGAAACTCTTCATGAATCAGGCTCTTTTTTCCACCATGTCAGTATTGGATCAGCTGTTATCCAAGCGTAACCAAACCCCGCTGAGGCACTTTAGCCAGACGAGTCGACGGGGGGCACAGGAGATGTGTGGTTTCCAAAGAGGGAAGCAGAAGACCTGTTTATCTAGCGGAGGAGTACATCTGCAGCGAGCGCAACCGGCAGCAGGATGACATTGAATTCAGTGATGGGGGTGAGGGGGCGGGGGCTTGGCGACGGCGGCTCAGTTCTTAGAGCGGGGCAGTAAACTCTGGGCTTTGACGTCAGAGGGAACGAAGAAACACGGGACGTCTCAGACTGAAGACGACTTGGCAGGACGTTAGGCCCTGAACTGGGATTCCAAGCAAGTCTGAACCCGGCTGGTCTGGATGAACACTCATCACGTTGATAGAGTCCAGTcagagcgtgcgtgcgtgcgtgcgtgcgtcgaCCCGGAGCATTTTTATCTGCCAGACCCTCTTGGAGATGcataatattaacattaataaatgttttgttttcacaactCTTCTCTAAACAGTCGCAGAGGGTTTTAGGGACTGTGTAACAGGACACTGAAGTGGAGACACTAGACAATCAAACACGAGTTAAAACAAGCTCTGAGTCAAACAGAATCTTATAGTGATGAACCATGGGAAGATTTCCCGAGCAATACGGGCCCTTGATACTTTCCTGTTTGAGTTGATTATTAGAAAATGGaacaatgaataaaaattaCTGAAAATTGCCCACATACATTATTGGTGGTGGGGGACAGAATCTGTtgtctttgttctgttctgtctttcAGTTCAGCTGCAGTTAATATGAGGCTTTTGCAGCCCTGACTTGACAATGATGGTCTTCTTTTCAGTGCCAAAATTGTGTTACTGTCCCTCCACTGCAGTTCAGCAAGGAAACACTGTCTGCACGACGTCCCCTTGACCACCTCACATTGATAACACGTCATGTTATCTTCAGTTGAGCTGTGAAAGTCCTagttctgttttctgttcttgAAAGCACTCCAGTGATTTCCACTAAACTGCAGGGCTTACAAGAGGCAGGTTTGAAGATGTGTTTTGATACATGATGTGTGGATTGACACATTTGTtcggaaaagaaaacaattgctATCAGTTTCATATTCCGTTCAATTATCTAAGTCAAAGTTCTGGGAAATCTGCTGGTTCTTGTTTCTCAGATATGAGTGTATgctgagtttttttattttttttaaatgtatgtatatatatttgtaaccTTCAGGTTTTGGACtattggtcagacaaaacaagcattaCAAAGACGTCACCCACACTTGCCATAATGTAACACAagattgtaatttttttccttcccctccctgCCTGGTAAATACGAACATCCTTCAAGCTCCATGTCAAGTGTTCGTAATGCCACATTTTTGTTAAATTGCTCTCTCAGATATGGCAAACAGAGCcaaagacacattttacattaaacagGATGAGTCAttgtcattttatcattttcttaTTGCCAATAAATTCCACGacaagaccaaaaccaacagtgCGTAGTTTTGAGTGAACATTGGGTTCACTGGAGTCAACATTGAATTTGAGGATTATTTTGAGGAAAGGATTAATGCACATTAGCAAACTTTATGACAACAGGACTCACAATGATCAAATAATAGTGCGTGCACAGAGGAATGAAATAGAAAGCTATGGTTACAGAGGAAATACTTTTCAGTAGAtcagtttattgttgttttttgtctttttcgcGGGATGTAAGTCTTTTTTCACTATAGAAATAACATGGTCTtccatactgtactgtatactaTGGTTAATTTGTCAGACAGAGCTACTGAATGTGTAAAATCACCGAAAAAGTCAGTGTTCTCCCTTCACTCTTTACTAAGAGGAGAATTTCAGTGGACTGTGCCTGAGGGACATTTGCTGTCTGTCTCCAGAACACGTCAACGTTCGCACTGGAGAGAGACGAAGTGGGCGAGGTGGTGATGGAAGATGGGCGCAGCCGCTGCCCCTTTAATCCAGAGTCCAAATCCACTGCCATCATTGTTGGTATGCTGACATAtaagacttttctttctttctttctcaatgCTACAAAAAACATCTTGAGTCATACTACCGTGCAGCGACAatagtttgttttcatcatccttAACAAGCAATTAGAAATTGATTGAACTGAAAATCCTGTATAATATTCATAACTCTCACTCCAACTGTCAGTATTACTGCTCTAAAAGGCACAGGGGTCATTATTGCATTACAATGATAGTTCATAGTTTCAAATCCCTGTTTTCTTCCAGATGGTGAATTGTACACGGGCACTGTCAGCAACTTCCAAGGGAACGAACCAGTCATCTACAAGAGTTTGGGTCAGGGAACTGCACTGAAGACCGAAAACTCTTTAAAATGGCTGCAAGGTAAACGCCGCTTATCCCCTTCCATCATGTACCCAGCAGAGCAGATAAGCTCCAAAAAGTCGGGATCATTAACGAGGCACAGTCGCTAATGCGTGTAGACCGAGAGCAAGGACGAGCGCTGTGATGTTGCATGAGCTCAGTCCTATCTCTCGCCGCACATGCACATCAAAACGGCCTCAGCCGGCTGCCGCTGGTTTTGCCAGTGTAAGATGCACTTTGCGCACAATTAGGACCGCTCTTGTCTTTCGATCTCTCCCTAATTCAAGCGGAGTGCTCCTGATGAGACATCTGACTACAATTACACCGAGGaggctgttttctcttctcttcctgggTCGCATGACACGGCTCTTCTGCGTCGACTCTGACAAAAATTCTTTCCAAAATTCTGCTCCACGATCCGCTGAAGAAgtgatggagctgctggagaaacgGTTGTGATTATAACAAAGGCATAACAcgtttccttttgtgttttttctgttcacGACAGATCCCGTCTTTGTCGGGTCGGCTTACATTGAGGAGAGCCAGCCAATAGGCAACCCCGTGGGCGGCGACGACAAGGTTTACTTCTTCTTCAGCGAGGCGGGAAAAGAATTCGACTTCTTTGACAACACCATTGTGTCGCGGATCGCTCGCGTGTGTAAGGTAAGTCACCTGGGATTGGGGCGAGGTCATTACGCAAGACAGCCGAGCAAAAGTGAGAGGCACGGTTGGGCTCAGGCCTCCGCTTCTTAATCCTGGTACAATTACCTCAAAAGAAGGCGGGGCACTCCTGTGTCAAAGCACGTTTGGTAACATTTAACTGCACATCATGCCTTTGAAGATGCAATGGAAACATGTCACCGGTGCATGAAAGCTTCTTTTCTGTTTGACTGTACACACATGTTTGCAACAGATTCGGTTTCCCCTCGCCTGAATcatgctccctccctccctccttcccgtTTCTCTGCGGTATCTTCTCCCCgtctccttccatctccctcACAATGTCAGCTGCACTCGTCCATCCCTCCAGCTCTTCGCCTTTCTCTGCCAGCGCATTGAGCTTTGCAGGCAGTATTAGTATTCAAGGGGTGCTTCGCAGCCATATGAAATGTGTCTCCCCCTCTACTGCTATTTGTTGCAGGTAAATGCAACTGTAGCAGAACGCACGCGGATCCTTGATGGATGCTGTTGACGTCCTGGCCTCCTCCAGAGTTTAGTTTGGTCAATCACCCTGAATAATCATCCTCAGACTTTATCCCTTTTCACCTGCTATCAATTAAATCAGCAACGAAGCCGCCCGATGCACATGCACTCAGCATCCTTCCCTGACGTATGCCTCTTGTTCACGGAGGCAGTAATGCGAGCATTCATGGGGACAGCATGTAATCTTAAGTGACAGCTTAATGACTTAGTCCTGCTCGGCTCTGGCACTCGGTGCTGTGACACCTCTCACAGCCGACGGAGGACCTCCGGGGTTCTATATATGGAAATCAGTGACAGAAAGGCCCCCCGTCTGTCTATGGCAACTTGCTGCAGACGAAGTGTGCAACACAGTAAGAAGAATGGccttttctctgcttttatAAAGTGCCTTTATTTCACTGGAATGCAGCAGCAGTATTCCGTGTCTTTTCAGATGATTCTCTATGGCAGTACAGTGGCTGCACATAGGGTTTATTCCCCAATTTACTGGGTAAAGGCTGAAGAACATTAACACATCTATGCATTAAGATGACGCATAGGAATTCTTATTATTGTCCTGCAGATGTTGTCCATGTCCCAACAAaacgcctcctgctgctcctcatcaGTTTATTATGAGTGAACAACTGATATTATCAAGATCAAGGCTTAGTTCTGCTACTAGTCAAACTTTAGATAGGCGTCCTAACTTTAGTCCTCAACAATTATTATTGGGACTGATTTGCCATGAATTCTGGCTGAAATAAGAttattctttttcaaataataataattgggCGGAAAATGGCTGAATAAGCAactacaaacattttaaaattccGGAAAATTTGGTGAAGATCAGTCAGTCTGGTctgttgtttgaatgtttaaCTTTTTAAGCTTGAAATAAGTCAGTCTTTAGTTTTGTGGTTCTGACACTGCGGGCCCCCTTACACGATCTTCTGATAACTGAACAGGTGCTGTTATCTAAATTGTAAGGCTTATGTTTTGAAAAGCAATTTTTAATgctcttgtttgtttacattgtgGCAAATTGTCTGAATCATCTCTCAGCAGTTCCTCGTTGCGGTTTACTCTAAACACACAACTGTCACTGGATCACTTTGATactaaaaaaacatgatgattatgatttctGTGCAGATTTCTAGATGTTATGTGGAGTGCACGTCAGAGATAAGGATGTCCTCGGAGTGTGTATGTCACATCCAATTTTAACCGTGTTCATATTGTCTACGTGCTCAGATCTGATTTCAGTTTTGAGTTTCAAAATAGTTCCAGCAATCAGAAGCTACGGGCTTTAAGCCGCATGTCCCGGCCgctgcttcctctcctgctgaCCGTGTTTGTGAGCGGAGCACACCAGGGGTCCAACCTGCAACAACAAACTGTGGTTTTCAGAACACCCGCATGCACCTGTCCccgtcacctcacctcaccgTCTGCACACCGCCTCTGCATCAGACTAATGTAGTGGCAACGTTGAGACTGGCCAGTACTGACAAGTCTCAGACATCCCTGTTAAACCAGCCGCTGATTCACTTGCAGGCTCCCATCGTAAACTGTTACAACATTTACCTTTTATTTCTCCGTCAGTGAGCATGAGCGTTCAGTAACACAGAGGTATGAAGGCCCCTCCCTGCAGGCGGGCTCCGTGTCTATAAACACTTTAGTGGACTGACAGGAAATATCCACTCCCCTTTTCCCTCTGCGCACCAGGCCAAGTGCAAGtaaatgtggttttattttaaggtttgaaaggtttttttggTGTCCAGCACTGGTTCttctttgcagacattttgcTGCCTCACAAAGAGACGGTGTTTCATGTAGGATGAGATCGAATGTGCGGACGTCTCTTCAGGTTTTTCCTGGTGTTCCAACTACTGTTTTACTCGTGTTTGCCAAGCAGTGCTGCTTCcgagttgctgttttttctctccccctctttcctaTCAGCCCCCGCTCCCTCGttccgctccctccctcttgtgTTTATTCAGGTGTGCACTCGGAGGGGCCGTGGAGATCGGGCAGATTATGAGCATTGAGCGGCACAATTCTACTGAACTTCGCGTTCATCGTCTTTGTCATGTTGGCAAAAGCGAGGAATCTGAATGTGGAAGGATAAAATGTTAGGGAGCAATGCAatatagcaacaacaaaaaaaaaagaaaagaagaaggagcgAGCTTATTTTTGGAGGGGCAACCATCAGGGCGAGGGGTCCGTGCGATTGAAAGTACAAGCTGTGCGGCGGAGCGCGGCAACAACGGCGGTGGACAGCTGAGAGAGCAGGAATGTGCTCTCCTCATTATGTGGACAGGCGACTACCAGAGCCCAGTAATTGGCTCCCAGGCCCCGCATCAGTCCCGCGAGGTTTCACCCCGACGTTGAGCGGGCCGGTTGTCTGCGTGTACCAGCACACGCAGGAGGGAACGGAGTCAGTTATAGTCTTTGCATTTTATTATCTCCTCAAGGGTGATTCACTCCTCCGTGCTGCAGTGGAGGAGTTTCTCAGGGTTTTTGAAGGCTGATGGGATAGTTTGGATCCGAGGCAGGAACTGTGTCTTGAGATTGGGCGAGGCCACTTGTTTTGGTTCtggtcttcctcttcctcctccagctgctgcagcacgcTAGGGGAGGAGTTTCTCCCTCCGTGTGTTTCTACAAGCTTTTTGATAATTGCTAGTCATAGCAGAATCCTCTGATAACCGTTTATGTGAGCATCTTGTGACAAGTATAAAGAAGAGCAAAtgccaaatgtttgttttccattgAGAGCAAGTGATTGCAACTCATTTTTTTCACGTGGAGAGCCTTACAACATTTTACTGGCAAAATATCCTTTGTCGTTCCGAATATACACATATGCTGCACCACACGGGAAAGGATCTCAACACAAATTCCAGTTGTTCTCAGTTATTTGgccatctgaaaaaaaaagacaggggtCATGTCAGTCACTGTGACCGCTTTTCGATTCCCTTATCTGACCTCAGCACATCCCTCTAAAGCAAAGAGGAGGGATTGCAGCTGTGATACGACACGAGGACTCGGAGCGCTGTAGGTTTTTCCAACAGCTTGTAAACTGCAGCATTTTTTAACTCAAACATGGGTTTTGCTTATTGTTTATTCCCTCGGatgtttgaccttcactgtGCAGAGTGATGTAAGTGCAGTCAAACACCAGAGGGCTTCTGCAAATATTAAACTCACAGAAGTGTGATGAATAAGTTCTGTTGACATTGTGCATTTTTACTGAGGCTGGGAGTGGCCCCTCAGAGGCTGAGCTTGCTCTTGTCTTGGTTTGTTGTCCAGAGGTGACTCTGAGGCCACGGCATCGCCCAAGCACAACCACAACCACTCCCACGTGAAAAACACGTTTGAGGCCAAAGTGGAGTTAAAAGTTTCTGTTCTCCcgttgctcctcctcctcctcaccgtgGTGTCCCCTGCACCTTCTCTGCGACCCTCCTTCCACTTCTATCAGTGGATCAGCGTTTCGCATCAGCCTCAGTGGCCTCAACAAAACGGAAACACCGAAGGAAGCGCTCGTCATATGTCATACGATAGATAACTGAGTCACCTGTAACTGTCATTACCAATTGTTTGCAGGGTGATAAGGGGGGTGAGCGCGTGCTGCAGAAGAAATGGACAACATTCCTGAAAGCCCAGCTCCTATGTTCCCTCCCCGATGACGGCTTCCCCTTCAACATCATCCAGGACATGTTCGTCCTGAAGCCCGTGGGAGACAGCTGGGAGAGCACCGTCTTTTACGGCGTCTTCACCTCACAGTGGTAAGCGGCGAACAGAAGGACGGCGATGTACAGACACTTCAGTCTGTCTGATTTATGACACTTTTACAGTTCATGTTTATGCAcaagcacagtttttttttatttaatgtctgCACTCAGACTTGGCAAGCTGCCTTTTCTCACTTGGCTCCTCTGAATTGAGAATTTGTAATGAGCTCAAACACTAACACAAGCTCGTGCGACTGCAATGTCTAATTAATGTATCAGCAAAAGAAAGGCTTTCATATGGAAATCATTCGAGTACACACTGCAGACGATTTCAAGTGAGAGTACAGAAAGGATGGactgggtaaaaaaacaaaaactgtaccCTGCCACAAGAACACGGGTGCAAATGTGAGACTTAAGCTTTCAgagtcacaacacaacagtttCATAAGCTACAGTGTTACAGGCACACAAACCTTTAAAGAAACGAGAtgactgtttttgtctgttcacAGGTATAAAGGAGCCTCAGGCAGCTCAGCGGTGTGCGCCTTCACCATGGCCCAAGTGGAGAGAGCCTTCAGCGGCCGCTACCGAGAGGTCAACAGGGAGACCCAGCAGTGGTACACCTACAACCACCCTGTGCCAGAGCCACGTCCCGGGGCGGTGAGTAGTGAAGTAGCAATATCCTGCGACAAGCCAGCCAGTTCAACTGCTTTTTGCTTTGATCTGTGCAGCAGTTCACTCAAGTAGCATCGGCCTCTGTCCAGTCAGAATGATGGACGGTCATGTAACAGATCAATTAACAGAAATCTTTTAAAATCTCATATCTACTTTGTAATGacattcatttgacaaaaaaaaaatccaggatAAGCTGTAAAATGGATCTTCGTGTCAAGCGGAAGCTCCGCTCTTGGTTCCTTTTGCCAATTCAAAGACAGAATCTAACAGCACTGTCTCTCAGAAGCTCAAAACAAACGCCTAAAGACTTAGACCTGGTAgatatttttttgaaagccTTGTTAAAACCTTGTATATGAGCCAACACGGCAGCGTCAAGGTCTACTTTTGGATTCAGTCTTTGTTTCCAATGGTGTCTTTGCTCTCCATAAGTAACACCTACAATCACAAATAGGACAACACCTTATCTCATGTATATTTGTAATTTACTCCCATACAGTGTGTGACAAACCACGCCAGGCAAATGGGAATCCAGTCGTCCTTGCACATGCCTGATAAAGTGCTCAACTTTGTCAAGGACCATTTCCTGATGGACAGTGTGATCCGCAGCGCCCCCCTGCTGCTGAAACGCAGTGTTCGCTACACACAGATCGCCGTGCACAAGATCCAGGGCATGGAGAGGGCTTACGACGTGCTCTTCATCGGAACGGGTACAGATCGTTACACAACAAAAACCTTTATCCTAATTTGTAGTTCATCTTTCAGGGTAAAAAGGTTTATTCCTGCTCTTTGGACCACGCAAGACACTTGTGTGGACTCGATTTGTCATTTGAAAACGCCAGACgttgcttcttcttcctccaacAACTGTCCCCTGTTTTTAAGTGCAGTACCTTACACTTGTTTCCTCTGCCTTCCAGATGATGGAAAGCTCCATAAGGCCATCAATGCCAACGACAAGATGCACATCATCGAGGAGCTGATCCTGTTTCCCGAGCCTCAGCCCGTGCAACACATTGAACTCGATCCTCAGAGGGTAAATAACAATTCTATCATCATGTCATTCAACCagttcaaacacatttattttcaacatatCTATTACGAATATCGTTATACTGGTTTGTGCTCATAATCACATTCGTtctcaagaagaagaaacaaaaagtggAACAGCTAGAATTAGCAGAGCACAAAGTGACtacagacattttctttccGCAGGGACCATTCCACTGAGTTTTACCCGTGAGTTATAGCACCGCCAGGAACTGGGTTTATGGTCGTCTCTGGCATTCTACACAGAGCTAAATTTCATTACCTT
This region includes:
- the LOC118302385 gene encoding semaphorin-4B isoform X2; the encoded protein is MWTLALTVHSLLAAALLLASYFQSAMATEEDVTPRISFRHNAKERQSKRFSVDGVFNYTSLLLSQEDDMLYVGAREALFALSLSDISKTKLQKNLTWGTPAGKREECSFKGKNLETDCFNYIKILLRLNSTHLYVCGTFAFSPICAYINTSTFALERDEVGEVVMEDGRSRCPFNPESKSTAIIVDGELYTGTVSNFQGNEPVIYKSLGQGTALKTENSLKWLQDPVFVGSAYIEESQPIGNPVGGDDKVYFFFSEAGKEFDFFDNTIVSRIARVCKGDKGGERVLQKKWTTFLKAQLLCSLPDDGFPFNIIQDMFVLKPVGDSWESTVFYGVFTSQWYKGASGSSAVCAFTMAQVERAFSGRYREVNRETQQWYTYNHPVPEPRPGACVTNHARQMGIQSSLHMPDKVLNFVKDHFLMDSVIRSAPLLLKRSVRYTQIAVHKIQGMERAYDVLFIGTDDGKLHKAINANDKMHIIEELILFPEPQPVQHIELDPQRGLLFVSSYSGLVEVPVANCSNYLSCGECVLSRDPYCAWTGRLCRDVRMAPPDSHWQQDVEEADTSAICNKTFPSTRSTRPAAAPRGSHCQLITIPASTFRVLPCTPRSNLAQRRWRYSDSASQFVYATPEGNLVVVAQADRMETYECWSEEEGFRQLLANYCVRAEPRLESTTLMGHSRTPHVKLEETIILPGESRSEQVHTKTYWNELIVVCALLAFSLVVFSLFVIYRNRDHMKSMLKQGECPNMQQKKPRIVGKPAESLPLNGNPIPVSTSDHKGYQTLNDNYICSTPTHESSPDNSKSFSESSDQRPLNLKESHVEYSPTCPRPRVRLGSEIKDSIV
- the LOC118302385 gene encoding semaphorin-4B isoform X1; amino-acid sequence: MGKCNKIPFSRGDSSCWLPLGKRSQRGGQWPSGVKDGEMTTCSMIGSWAGLTGAQQFVLSDAKERQSKRFSVDGVFNYTSLLLSQEDDMLYVGAREALFALSLSDISKTKLQKNLTWGTPAGKREECSFKGKNLETDCFNYIKILLRLNSTHLYVCGTFAFSPICAYINTSTFALERDEVGEVVMEDGRSRCPFNPESKSTAIIVDGELYTGTVSNFQGNEPVIYKSLGQGTALKTENSLKWLQDPVFVGSAYIEESQPIGNPVGGDDKVYFFFSEAGKEFDFFDNTIVSRIARVCKGDKGGERVLQKKWTTFLKAQLLCSLPDDGFPFNIIQDMFVLKPVGDSWESTVFYGVFTSQWYKGASGSSAVCAFTMAQVERAFSGRYREVNRETQQWYTYNHPVPEPRPGACVTNHARQMGIQSSLHMPDKVLNFVKDHFLMDSVIRSAPLLLKRSVRYTQIAVHKIQGMERAYDVLFIGTDDGKLHKAINANDKMHIIEELILFPEPQPVQHIELDPQRGLLFVSSYSGLVEVPVANCSNYLSCGECVLSRDPYCAWTGRLCRDVRMAPPDSHWQQDVEEADTSAICNKTFPSTRSTRPAAAPRGSHCQLITIPASTFRVLPCTPRSNLAQRRWRYSDSASQFVYATPEGNLVVVAQADRMETYECWSEEEGFRQLLANYCVRAEPRLESTTLMGHSRTPHVKLEETIILPGESRSEQVHTKTYWNELIVVCALLAFSLVVFSLFVIYRNRDHMKSMLKQGECPNMQQKKPRIVGKPAESLPLNGNPIPVSTSDHKGYQTLNDNYICSTPTHESSPDNSKSFSESSDQRPLNLKESHVEYSPTCPRPRVRLGSEIKDSIV